tgctatgacaggaactgtttgtgggagaacagtggcagagagaaatggaatcaccagaaacatacataacttcaaatttctgtgtgacttagtgttgtggcatgatatactgtttgaaataaatgttgtaagcaagagactccaaggtgttgaccttgatatatctgaagcaatggaacaactggacaaagcaaagtcatacctacagtcttagcggtcagatgagggatttcaaagtgTTCTGAAGAGTACACAGAAGTTGGCAGAAatcttcacactgaagctattttcccacctattcaagaatacaagagtcaccgaagaagatgacattttgattacgaggcactggataatcccataagagaccccaaacaacaattcaaagttgaattctttaaccaggtgctaaattgtgcaatacagtcagttgaagaacatttcatgcagctcaaggaacacagcagtatatttgggggatgttgtatgatattccaaaactcctcactatacctgaagaagacctacaccagcaatgcagggcacctgtcataaatataaagggaagggtaaacccctttaaaatccctcctggccagaggaaaaatcctctcacctgtaaagggttaagaagctaaaggtaacctcactggcacctgaccaaaatgaccaatgaggagacaagatactttcaaaagctgggaggagggagagaaacaaagggtctgtgtgtctgtcggtatgctgctttgccggggatagaacaggaatggagtcttagaacttttagtaagtaatctagctaggtatgtgttagactatgatttctttaaatggctgagaaaataattgtgctgaatagaatgactatttctgtctgtgtgtcttttttgtaacttaaggttttgcctagagggattctctatgttttgaatctaattaccctgtaaggtacctaccatcctgattttacagggctgattcctttactcctatttacttctatttctattaaaagtcttcttgtaagaaaactgaatgctttttcattgttctcagatccaagggtttgggtctgtggtcacctatgcaaattggtgaggatttttaccaaacctttcccaggaagtggggtgcaagggttgggaggattttggggggaaagacgtgtccaaactatgtttcccagtaaacccagttagagtttggtggtagcagtggttattccaaggacaaaagatcaaattaatttgtaccttggggaagttttaacctaagctggtaaaagtaagctaaggaggttttcatgcaagatattactctgtaccctagagttcagagtgggggaggaaccttgacagcaccagagacagtgttgacacgtGATGACATTCGCGATATTGAtatgagtgatttaggtgatgaactgaaagccctttcaagatacatttcagctggatcaactccaaaggctgttctggaatatatgtgcacaaataagatgaccaccctctttccaaatgtttttgttgctctgcgcatacttctaacacttcctgtaacagttgtctgtggagaacacagcttctccaagttgaagttaataaaatcacatctacgctccacagtgacacaggagaggctggttggccttgcaaccatctcagtagagcatgagctggcccagactgtggaccttcaggaagcagttcaaatctttgcaaccaagaaggcacggaaagcaccactttgattattcaaacagataaaaatgccagtgtttactatgcagacaagaaaagttacatttgctgttcaggtgtttgaaagttgtgttacttaaaatttttgaacaaggcattttaagttgttagttctcctttattggggtaggtagcagagcagtaacatgagaggagtagaacaggaagaaggcagaatggaGACATTTCAAAggtttggcccaagcaagggggaatgggggcgtcatttgagctccccgcctcggGTGCCAAAATGTTGCGTGCCAGCCCTGTACTGAAGTATTGCAGTGTCTAGCACAACATTTTGAGGAATGCATTTATTTAAAGTTCTTATTCTAATATGCTGGTGCACTTTGTTTGCAGATGATGCCTGTAGGTTTGTTTTCTAACAAACCTGacagcagaaaaagaaagcatttaGAATCTCTGCACTTGAAGTTTGCTAGATATAGCTTGATCCTCTGCCATGCACTTGCTCAAAGACGCTCCATGCGCTGCAGACCATGAATGTGAATATAATATGGTGTGATGTTAATATATTTTTGCAACTGTAAATGTTTTCTGTAACCTGTTTAGCCAAGGTGCAATAAAGAATAAAAAGCTATTCTGACCTTTACACTGCTTCTGTGTGTGCTCCTGATAAATTACATTAAATGCTATATTCATGTGTTTTCCAGGCATTTTCAGATTAGCAAATGGATAGTGAAACCATAAAAAGACTAAAGTTTAAACAGACTTTCTTCCTGGCTTGGGGTTTGAGCTTCATTTAAGTGTCAGTCTAAAGAGAAAAGGGGCCTACCCAATTAATCTAAAGTGAATTATACTGATGTATTCACAGTACTGTAAGTAATATCCATTTGAACCAttccaatttttttattttataaaaaattgtttaaattcACTTCTGATTCAACTGGCAAAAAATGGGAAATCCGGCACTTAACTAGGCAGAATCCTTTAAAAACTCTTAAACCGAGTGCCCTTTTAATGCAATAGCATGCATTAAGTTCGGATTGTTGGCCTTGCCTTTGCATTTCTaggttccttttcttttctttttttctacacACTGTAGTTTTATAGTATTTAAAAAGTGTGAGTAACTTTTATGGACATAACACAATGAATCTGAAACcccaaacaacaaaaatacccCCACAAAAGATGCTTAGTTTTCTGGTGTATGAATTACTGTAGTGCAAAGCTGGCCTGGCTCTGGGACAACAAGTTAAACAGGCTGCAAGCTAGATTTAAAGTATTGTTGCCACTAAAACATTTTCCCCATAAATAACAGTTGAGTGATAATGATGGTCTTATAGAACTAAAAGTAGGGACTGATATCTCCACTCCAAAGGACTCATAACTTTACAGCTGTGACATTAAAGATTGCTTTCAGAGGCCATATATCCTGTgggacagaattttttttttctagtgatTGTACTTCAGATGTGTGCTTCACTTCACCAAGCTACCGTCGGATCACCAGCATACAGTCTATCAGAATGGAAAAAATGGTGCAGGGAATGGAGAACCAACTAACAATAGTTTACATAAGCTAAACACCCCACTCCATCCATGTGTTCAGAGCACTTGTGAATGTTAAAGGATTATTATAAGTTTATTATAAGATTATTAAAAGGATTATTATTATACAAATGGAAACAAAGGGTCAGTACTTCAATAGCAGGTAGTGTTTAGACAGCCAAAtgagatttgtttttgttgtctactgaaaaattgtttgaaattcctttcttttatttttatttgggggcaggggaagagcagtGGATTAATGGGGGATTAGTCTTTTACCTTTCCAATCAAATCCTGTCAATTTTAGAAGTGCCAATTAAACCAAGAGGCAGATTTGGACCTGAACTGGTGTTTGAGCACTGTTATTCTCTTGATACGGGGAATACAGTATACTATATAGCGCATATGCCACTCTTAATTTGGTTCGTGTCTTTGTCTGGGGACTTTCTGTATTTGTATAGGTCTGTTTTATCCTTATGTTATAGCCATCAGTGTTTTCCCTCAACTGTAATCATTTTAATACATTATTAAACAATGCAAATGGGTAATGGTGCGGTCCACCAGGCAATGCTCCTTCTCGCAAGCGTAGCAAAACCTAGAATTCCTAGAAAACCTAGAATTCGCCAGGACCTACCTACTATGTGGTCAGGCAGTTCAGGAAGGTGTGTAACAACCAGACTCAAAGTGTGTGTGGGTGAGCTTGTCTTACCTGCTCCCAACACGGTGTCTGAATTTTACAGAATCAAATTCagactttaaaataaattgtgcaGACTCCAGCGTGGGATAATCTACCCTTTTAAGAATCACCAGGATGCTGGTATTTAAAAGGCTGTTTGCCATTGACGTACCAGGGCTGCTCACATAAAAGCTATTTATTTACATCAGAAGTGTTCATCAAAATAAGATATGACAATTACAGCATGATGATTCATTCTCTTTCTGCACTTGTGATTGTTCCTTGATTAGCAGGAAAGAGGTGCAGCTCGACTCTGGTTCCTCTATCTTCTTCTCCCAAACCTATTCAGCCAGGTTGTTGGTATTTCTACTTTGCATCATGTTCTTTACAGACCTAAAGCACACTATTGATGATTTTGCTAAGTAGTACGGGTCACTGATGCTTTATTGGCGGTGGGGGTTTCATGAAGGAAAAAGGACTGCAGCCATGTGAACTACCTGCTTCCGGTGCATTTCCTCTGGTGGAATGAGGAGGCATGACCTTCTGTCCTTAACTGGATACCAACACTATAGCCCACAGTCACGGCTGTCCTGTTAGGAATATTTGGTATTTGAAATCTTCTTCCAAAGCAAGGTCTTGAGATTGTTCAACACAAGTGAATGGTGCACTTCCATCTGGCTAGCCAGGCCGCTAAGGGTCATACAGGTTCgtagctgcttctgcagctcttcttTCAAATCAGATGGAGCTCCGTACAGCAAGTAATCCTGCAGCAGCCCGCAGACTTTTGCCAGGTTGGGCTGGACCATGTCACTCTTGCACTGCTTCATGAGTTTGTCACAAGTCGCCATGCAGTCCTTCCCGTAGGTGCAGTCCACGTTCTGCTCACAGTGACGTCCCTTGAGGAAACCTCTGATTGTCATCTCTGTTGCCACCCTCCTCAGGTTGACCATTTTGAAGTCATACTTGTCATTGTAGCCCACATTCTTAAAGCTGGTTTCACAGATGTAGAAGTTCCCGTATGTCCCATGGAATATCTCCTCCACAAACTCCAAAAGGCCAATGGCGATTTTTGCTCtcctgggccaggctggggcaAACCACTGGTGAATAATCCGGTGTACAGCTGAAGGCAGCAATGGCTGGAAGAAGTGAGGGACATTAGTACCATAGAGGGAGTTGTGAGGGATCTTCTCCGTGACATACAGGTCCCCGCAGTGTCCCAGCAATTTGGAGGTG
The DNA window shown above is from Lepidochelys kempii isolate rLepKem1 chromosome 16, rLepKem1.hap2, whole genome shotgun sequence and carries:
- the DIPK1B gene encoding divergent protein kinase domain 1B isoform X4 translates to MHYSSYSELCRGHVCQMIICDQYKKGIIAGSTCKDLCEEHTLVFQQCLSSSPTQQVYRGHWMEKEVIIKCGIEDALKADSNPDSVSKRDLVLFDKPTRGTSMDEFREMLLNFLKANLGDQTSLAALVNQIITMADVNRDGKVSLAEAKSIWALLHLNEFLLMLSLHEKEHTSKLLGHCGDLYVTEKIPHNSLYGTNVPHFFQPLLPSAVHRIIHQWFAPAWPRRAKIAIGLLEFVEEIFHGTYGNFYICETSFKNVGYNDKYDFKMVNLRRVATEMTIRGFLKGRHCEQNVDCTYGKDCMATCDKLMKQCKSDMVQPNLAKVCGLLQDYLLYGAPSDLKEELQKQLRTCMTLSGLASQMEVHHSLVLNNLKTLLWKKISNTKYS
- the DIPK1B gene encoding divergent protein kinase domain 1B isoform X3, whose translation is MKSQSRLPGIKVKYLFLAWLGIFVGSWVVYMHYSSYSELCRGHVCQMIICDQYKKGIIAGSTCKDLCEEHTLVFQQCLSSSPTQQVYRGHWMEKEVIIKCGIEDALKADSNPDSVSKRDLVLFDKPTRGTSMDEFREMLLNFLKANLGDQTSLAALVNQIITMADVNRDGKVSLAEAKSIWALLHLNEFLLMLSLHEKEHTSKLLGHCGDLYVTEKIPHNSLYGTNVPHFFQPLLPSAVHRIIHQWFAPAWPRRAKIAIGLLEFVEEIFHGTYGNFYICETSFKNVGYNDKYDFKMVNLRRVATEMTIRGFLKGRHCEQNVDCTYGKDCMATCDKLMKQCKSDMVQPNLAKVCGLLQDYLLYGAPSDLKEELQKQLRTCMTLSGLASQMEVHHSLVLNNLKTLLWKKISNTKYS